One genomic segment of Methanobacterium spitsbergense includes these proteins:
- a CDS encoding Mur ligase family protein, with protein MIEITTSSLAKVLNGKLIGPEKPLKGIFTFLNHAKPGDFVIRHWIDDKGVEIANKKGVSCIITQNPQEKAIEIAQKLEIPIIITPKIEIANAFALKWAVKNFAKDSLRVVVTGTNGKSTTTHMIYSILTEAGYNTYTNTDAQSEFNTLIDPVVANQLAEFEYVSGEKIQALVIEVSEVQGWLDKLMKDHAHLMTAAVDPNVLVITNVGLDHIGLVNSIEETFNEIYRSLEAISSKNESGKSHDNGTNNVYAVLNSDDQLLIEMGDLISKDKSVNVSFYGSSVNESLSQDVTLKTDGIYINEKIFLKMEELPFKSKHFIQNTMAAIGATLALNIDFEIIKHAVSSYKPLERRFTVLGTDPLIIDDFAHNPDGIIATIKSAAKMCKGVLYIVFAIRGSRGEAINRLNAEALVNGLEDVDYNLIVTSSAEAVDNLNTVKLVEKNIVLNTLTEHGFDYVFQENLYPALNYCIGSAGKIDTILLIGAQGMDPASKVLKKIVKDTN; from the coding sequence ATGATTGAGATCACAACATCTAGCCTGGCCAAAGTGTTGAATGGAAAATTAATAGGACCTGAAAAACCTTTAAAGGGTATTTTTACTTTTCTTAACCATGCTAAACCTGGTGATTTTGTTATAAGACATTGGATTGATGATAAAGGAGTAGAAATAGCAAATAAAAAAGGTGTTTCATGTATAATAACACAAAATCCCCAGGAAAAAGCTATTGAAATAGCCCAAAAATTGGAAATACCCATTATAATAACGCCCAAAATAGAAATTGCCAATGCATTTGCATTAAAATGGGCTGTTAAAAATTTTGCCAAAGATTCTCTTCGTGTGGTTGTTACAGGTACAAATGGCAAATCCACAACAACTCATATGATCTACAGTATACTTACTGAAGCAGGGTATAACACTTACACAAATACAGATGCTCAATCTGAATTTAATACTTTGATTGATCCAGTTGTTGCAAACCAATTAGCAGAATTTGAATATGTATCCGGTGAAAAAATTCAAGCATTGGTTATAGAGGTTTCAGAAGTTCAAGGATGGCTTGACAAACTTATGAAAGACCATGCACATCTCATGACAGCAGCAGTAGATCCAAATGTACTTGTAATCACAAATGTTGGCCTTGATCACATAGGTCTTGTAAATTCAATTGAAGAAACCTTTAATGAAATATACAGATCTTTAGAAGCTATTTCATCCAAAAATGAATCAGGAAAATCACATGACAACGGTACAAATAATGTTTATGCTGTTTTAAATTCTGATGATCAATTATTAATTGAAATGGGAGATCTCATATCCAAAGACAAATCTGTAAACGTCTCATTTTATGGTAGTTCAGTGAATGAATCGCTAAGTCAAGATGTAACATTGAAAACCGATGGTATTTATATCAATGAAAAAATTTTCCTGAAAATGGAGGAACTTCCATTTAAAAGCAAACATTTCATACAAAATACCATGGCAGCAATAGGGGCTACTTTAGCTTTAAATATTGATTTTGAAATTATTAAACATGCTGTTTCATCTTATAAACCTCTTGAAAGAAGATTCACTGTGCTTGGCACTGATCCATTAATAATTGATGATTTTGCCCACAATCCAGATGGAATAATTGCCACAATAAAAAGTGCAGCTAAAATGTGTAAAGGAGTTCTCTACATCGTATTTGCAATTAGAGGTTCCCGAGGAGAAGCAATTAATCGTTTAAATGCAGAAGCTCTTGTAAATGGACTTGAAGATGTTGATTATAACCTAATTGTTACAAGTAGTGCCGAAGCGGTTGATAATTTAAATACAGTTAAATTAGTTGAAAAAAACATTGTGCTTAATACCTTAACAGAACATGGTTTTGATTATGTGTTTCAAGAAAATTTATACCCTGCATTGAACTACTGTATTGGATCAGCAGGAAAAATCGATACTATATTGCTGATAGGGGCTCAGGGAATGGATCCTGCAAGTAAAGTATTGAAAAAAATTGTTAAAGATACAAATTAA
- a CDS encoding glycosyltransferase family 4 protein, whose amino-acid sequence MSNIPVEIFIFLLAFISTAFFTLFIKKLLKYADVKDNPIVTEHSHKAGTPTMGGLAILLGVLLLACIFYTDKSLVLTVMIMMTAGVVGLMDDLIGLKTKEIQKVIRNISPNPVEIGRLTIKTGENARVTTPKAKKDLENLLKNNLVEITGEAPIKSEIKENEKILAQILVSLFLVASGAVGASVLGFNIGLLIIPVVIFGIIGSINSVNLIDGMDGLAAGILAIASAASAIFAISTGNPSGSLPFIILTGACLGFLVFNRYPASIFMGDTGAFALGAGYMTAAFLGDIVYFAVIAIAVPIFSVIVSLLHRAHIIKLPVEPLHHTLHYKGLSEKKIVLLYWAATIIVCLIALYGYKVL is encoded by the coding sequence TTGAGCAATATTCCTGTAGAAATTTTCATATTCTTACTTGCATTCATATCAACAGCATTTTTTACCCTATTTATAAAGAAGTTGTTGAAATATGCTGATGTAAAGGACAATCCAATTGTTACTGAACACAGCCATAAGGCAGGTACACCCACAATGGGCGGACTTGCTATTCTATTGGGGGTTCTCTTACTTGCATGCATTTTCTATACAGATAAAAGTCTTGTTCTAACTGTTATGATCATGATGACTGCAGGTGTAGTTGGTTTGATGGACGATCTAATCGGGTTAAAAACCAAGGAAATACAAAAAGTTATCAGGAATATCAGTCCAAATCCAGTTGAAATTGGAAGATTAACTATTAAAACAGGTGAAAATGCAAGGGTAACCACCCCCAAAGCTAAAAAAGACCTTGAAAATCTCTTAAAAAATAATTTGGTTGAAATTACTGGTGAAGCACCTATTAAAAGTGAAATAAAAGAGAATGAAAAAATTTTAGCCCAAATACTTGTATCGTTATTCCTTGTAGCTTCAGGGGCTGTTGGTGCTTCAGTACTGGGATTTAATATTGGATTGTTAATAATACCGGTTGTAATATTTGGAATTATTGGTTCAATAAATTCTGTGAATCTTATCGATGGAATGGATGGACTTGCAGCAGGAATTCTTGCCATAGCATCTGCTGCTTCCGCAATATTTGCAATTTCTACAGGAAATCCAAGTGGATCTTTACCATTTATTATACTAACCGGAGCATGCTTAGGATTTTTAGTTTTTAATAGATATCCTGCAAGTATTTTCATGGGAGATACAGGTGCCTTTGCCCTTGGTGCCGGTTATATGACAGCAGCATTTCTGGGAGATATTGTATACTTTGCAGTTATAGCAATTGCAGTTCCTATATTTTCAGTTATTGTAAGCCTTCTTCATAGAGCTCATATTATAAAACTGCCGGTAGAACCATTGCACCATACTCTTCATTACAAGGGATTATCCGAGAAAAAAATAGTTTTGCTTTACTGGGCAGCAACTATAATTGTGTGTTTGATTGCTTTATACGGATATAAAGTTCTTTAA
- a CDS encoding ATP-grasp domain-containing protein, giving the protein MKILFIGARLFDDVAIYNKKNSITSIITESTTNSPNLELADSHHIVPRGMDGPMEIAIKEDVDGVVPLIGIDGPLVEVAIMKENLETEYGIPVAAAGVHAASICAKKYKTKEFLIKNNINTPKCFKISKNNHEVLNGQNINKIPLVLKQDEGQGGFGINIVSSKEKIEEYFMEYETAMAEKFIEGPEVSIEILRWKGKSVPLVPVYKGETTLEGIHPLKKIKKAPLELDGINNTKNNKQIQDIAVKIADSMGLEGTADIDIIFDPETNENKVIEINARPSGTRYITYAATNVNIMHELINMASGKWDALKLKNRIKDYSGIEIPVGNYPSNKNNYKFREISHETPWLIHGPPNHERITVRGETIGAAVNIAEKLEILEKNSI; this is encoded by the coding sequence ATGAAGATACTTTTTATAGGAGCTCGTCTTTTCGATGATGTAGCAATCTACAACAAAAAAAATTCCATAACAAGCATTATTACAGAATCAACCACAAATTCCCCCAACTTAGAACTTGCAGATTCACATCACATCGTTCCTAGGGGAATGGACGGACCAATGGAGATTGCTATTAAAGAGGATGTGGATGGAGTTGTACCATTGATAGGAATTGATGGGCCTCTTGTTGAAGTAGCAATTATGAAAGAAAATCTTGAAACCGAATATGGCATACCTGTTGCTGCAGCAGGAGTTCATGCAGCATCAATATGCGCAAAAAAGTATAAAACCAAAGAATTTTTGATTAAAAATAATATTAATACCCCCAAATGCTTTAAAATCTCAAAAAATAATCATGAGGTTTTAAATGGACAAAATATTAATAAAATCCCTCTGGTCTTGAAACAGGATGAAGGACAGGGCGGATTCGGAATTAACATCGTATCTTCGAAAGAAAAAATAGAAGAATATTTCATGGAATATGAAACAGCCATGGCTGAAAAATTCATTGAAGGACCGGAAGTTTCCATCGAAATTTTGAGATGGAAGGGAAAATCAGTACCACTGGTTCCAGTTTATAAGGGCGAAACAACACTTGAAGGAATCCATCCACTTAAAAAAATAAAAAAAGCACCTTTAGAATTAGATGGAATCAATAATACCAAAAATAACAAACAAATCCAAGACATTGCAGTTAAAATTGCAGATTCTATGGGATTAGAAGGAACAGCAGATATTGATATTATATTTGACCCTGAAACCAATGAAAATAAGGTAATAGAAATCAATGCCAGACCTAGCGGTACAAGATATATCACTTACGCTGCAACGAATGTGAATATCATGCATGAATTAATTAATATGGCATCTGGTAAATGGGATGCTTTAAAACTTAAAAATAGAATTAAAGATTATTCAGGTATTGAAATACCTGTGGGTAATTATCCATCTAATAAAAATAACTATAAATTTAGAGAAATTTCACATGAAACTCCCTGGCTTATCCACGGACCCCCAAATCATGAACGTATAACTGTTAGGGGTGAAACAATAGGTGCTGCTGTTAATATAGCTGAAAAACTTGAAATTTTGGAGAAAAATTCTATTTAA
- the nikR gene encoding nickel-responsive transcriptional regulator NikR, which yields MRISMSLPKKLLNEFDEVLKDRGYQSRSKGIRDALKDYIVRYQWMNEMEGERIGILAVIYDHHYTGVMEDLTDIQHDYREYINAVMHVHMTEKYCLEVVVVKGDVKYIRDLTEKIMRLKGVEHVKLTSTASGEKIE from the coding sequence ATGCGAATAAGTATGTCATTACCGAAAAAATTACTAAATGAATTTGACGAAGTATTAAAAGATAGAGGATACCAATCAAGGTCTAAAGGTATAAGGGATGCATTAAAAGATTATATAGTCAGATACCAGTGGATGAATGAAATGGAAGGCGAGAGAATAGGAATACTCGCAGTTATATACGATCATCATTACACCGGCGTTATGGAAGACCTAACCGATATCCAGCATGATTACAGGGAGTACATCAACGCTGTTATGCATGTTCACATGACAGAAAAATACTGTTTAGAAGTTGTTGTTGTTAAAGGAGATGTTAAATACATCCGTGATTTAACTGAAAAAATCATGAGATTAAAAGGTGTTGAACACGTCAAACTAACAAGTACAGCAAGTGGTGAAAAGATAGAATAA
- the hycI gene encoding hydrogenase maturation peptidase HycI has translation MLEQELKKFLKDHKLVIFLCIGNVMRGDDAIGPIVARKLKVIFKKQKDFMIINAETVPENYTGLIRKEEPSHIIFIDAVEMDMNPGEIKLIKSNEIANYSISTHAMPISFMIKYIESFTDAKILLIGVQPKNIDLSNQVSNEVKNGVEELSRILKNNLNV, from the coding sequence GTGTTAGAGCAAGAATTGAAAAAATTTCTTAAAGATCATAAACTTGTCATATTTTTATGCATAGGAAATGTTATGCGTGGAGACGATGCTATAGGTCCAATTGTAGCCAGAAAATTGAAGGTAATATTCAAAAAACAAAAGGATTTTATGATTATAAATGCTGAAACAGTGCCAGAAAATTATACTGGACTTATAAGAAAAGAAGAACCATCGCATATAATCTTCATTGATGCTGTTGAAATGGATATGAATCCCGGAGAAATAAAATTAATAAAAAGCAATGAAATTGCTAATTACAGTATTTCAACACACGCCATGCCAATATCATTTATGATCAAGTATATTGAATCATTTACAGATGCTAAAATTCTTTTAATAGGTGTACAACCTAAGAATATAGATTTATCAAACCAAGTTTCTAATGAAGTAAAAAATGGTGTTGAAGAACTTTCTAGAATTTTAAAGAATAATCTCAATGTTTAA